In Desulfosporosinus youngiae DSM 17734, the genomic stretch CTGGACACACAGCTTCAATAGCTTTGCGTTTCTGCTCACTATTGCAACGTGCATAAATTTCAGTTGTTGAGATTTCTGAATGTCCCAGATAATCTCTAATATAAATAAGTGGTACTCCAGCCTGCAGCATATGCATGCTTTTACTGTGTCTGAGTCCATGCGGTGATACAGTTTCCGGAATAATTGAAGGATTATTCTGACGAGCAACCGCTACATACTTATCGAGGATATAAGTTATTCCTGCCCGCGTGAGTTTTTTCTTGTTGCGGTTTGAAAATAACGGTACCCTATGCTCCTTTTTATAGTCAGCATGACAAATATTAATGTACTGCCTCACAAACTGTGCCGTTTTATCCATAAGAGGAATTATCCGTGTTTTACTTCCTTTGCCGGTCAGACGCAAAGTTGAAGGCTTTTCCTGACGGAAATCTTCAACACAAAGGTCTGCAATCTCTTGGACTCTTGCAGCGCTGTCATATATTAAGCTCAATAGCACAAGATCCCTAAACCCTGATCGTGACGTTGTATCGACTGCATCAAGGACTGCTTTCACCCCTTCAATAGTCAGGTATTCCAAAGGGTGTTCCGCCTCCTTCTTCCTTGGAATGGACCGTATCTGCTGGCACTGATAAATATAATCCGGTGTCTGCATCTGTACATATGCAAAGAATGATTTGATTGCAGCAAGCCTAATATTTCTGGTCGCTACACTTGAATTCCGTTCCCTTTCCAGCCAATCAAGATAGGCCAGAATCACATCTTTATTGAGTTCAGGGATTTCAACGTGATCCGGATTAAGATTTCTGACATCTTTGAGGTATGAGAACAATAGCATGTAGGAATCCCGTTTGGACGAGATGGTATTATTGCTGAATCCTCTTATGCCAGGAAGATACTCCGTCATATATCTGCTCATATATCTTGCCAGGTTTGTAGGTTTCATGGCTGCACCTCTGGAATGGCATAAGCACAAACCTTGGTGACTGCCGAAAGGATATCGGGATAAACTTCCGCCGTCATTTTCATATACTGGCTTGTCGCTGCTAAGGATTCATGGCCCATATATGTGGATAATGCCGGCAGCATGTTTGAAAGATCGGCTCCTTCTTGCGTAGCCTTCTGAAGGACATGACAGCAATGAGTATGGCGAATGTCATGAATTCTTGGGCCATAGCCTCTTCCTGCATGCTTTATTCCTGCCTGTACAAGTACCTCACGGAATCGGAGATAGACATTATGATGCGAGTATCTTTCCCGGGTAATTCCGATGAATAGGTATTCTTCAGGTCGATACAGAGGATGCATAACAGCGCAATACTGTTTTAGAATATCCAGCATACTATCTGAAACGGGGGTTAACCGATCTTTATTGAACTTTGCTTTTTCAATGCGAAGAATGCCATTGACAAGATCAATGTGCTCTAATTTCAGGTTCAACGCTTCCATCACGCGAAGACCGGTACAATACAGAAGCCGGATCAGAACTGGCATGACCAGATGCATCGTAGATCTCCGATTCGGATAAATCCTGTTGCTTTGCATAAAGATTTCTTCCATTTCCGCATGTGTGAAAATATATGCAGAATACGGTGATTTTCGCTGGCGAATATATTCAAGGTTGACCGGTATGTAAGATTCATAGCCGGAAGCCATCAGATACATGGAAAACTGACGGATGCAACTGATCCGCTGCTGATAACTGCTCCTGTGTGATTCATAAGGCTTCTTTTGACACCATATATCCATAAGTTCTTTTGTTATTACTGGAACAGAAATGTTCATTGAACAACAGAGGTCATCAAACTGTATTAACAACGGTACTTCCGATGTATATTTGTAGCCAGCGCTCCTTTTATAATCAAGAAAGTCCTGTAACAGATCTGAAAAAGTACTTTTGAATTCTCTGCTCATAAGCGGATACCTCCCATCCATATGCCTTCAATACCTGGAACCTCCAAAGCAAGCGGACGGAGATGATAGATATCCACTTTTAAATAAATCTTTGTTGTATCCGTGATGGAATGCGACAAGGTTTCCGAAATGACTGAGAGCGGTACTTTTTTTTCAAGCATGGCAGTAGCCAGGCTGGCGCGTAAGGCATGTGGGCCATGGCGTCTTCCGGAATTAATGACAATCCCGGCATCACGAAAAGCTTTTGTTACGATGGTGTGAAGGGAGGCTGGTTTTAGCACATGGTGGGGTGCCTGCATCTGCAGGAACACATGATTATCATCAACATTTGGACGGCAATCCTTGAGATATTTGATGATGGCATTGCCGACATCTGCTGGAAGTGGGAGTACGGTATGCTTTCCTGTTTTCCTGGTAATGAATTCGATTGTGCTTTTATCCCAGTGGATTGCACTGAATTTTAGCCCGCAGATATCAGAAGCCCTCATTCCAAGCCTGACTGCAATAAGAACCATTGCATAATTCCTGATCCCCAGAGCACTAAATCGGTTAAAGGAATCCAGCATGGTTTCGATTTCTCCCGTACCATAAACGGAAGGAATGACTTTCCTTACCCTTACGGTCTGTACACAAGTGGAAAGGTCTTTTTCAACATATTTATTTACATAGAGATACTTCAGAAGAAGCCTTAGGGAAGAAGAAGCACTCTTTACCGTGGGGAGATTTTTCGATGCAGAGAGCCACTTCATGAAGCCCATGATACTAGAGGCATCTATATCTGCAAGATGTCCTATTTTTGATTCATAGAGATATTTTGACAGATGGTTCAAGGTATAGATATCTCTGTTGATTGTTGATAATGCATAGCTTCCAGATTTCCTTTCTGATAAAAACTGATTGAAGACTACTGCAAAAGGCTCATGGAACATGCAAGGCCAGAATGACTTTTCTTTTGTTATCTTCCCATCTTCGGCACAGTTAATCAGGATATGAACGGCGCGAGATCTGCGTTTGTCAATCGGCCTTAGATGGGCAAAGTTATTGCCGGATTTAATGCCATAATGATTTTCCAGAAAACATAGCGCCGATTCCCTGCTAAAAGGGATGCCGTTATCTGAAAGATAATCTTTCAATCTCCACCAGGTATAGGATACCTGTGTTATGTGATCCTGTTTGAGACCATCTCCCTCCATAGCCTGTTTTGCTTGATTAATTAATTCATCGATTGTTAATGGCTGTTTCATAAGTGCCTCCTTACTTGAATGTGTTATTAGTGATTCAAGTATAGAGGGCAAAATGTAAAGAAAATAGATATAAGAATACCCTAATTGGTACAGAGCATCTTTCTACTTTACATTTTCTCCAGCTTTCCATTTCACATAAAATGCAAAGCTTTGCATTTAATATGGTAGTTAAATTGAACGGTTGCAACCTTCCAAATCGCTAATTCATAGGGAGCAGCAGGAAGGGGCAGTAGTAGTGCCTTTTCTTCTAAAAATACGGTCTGGCGGCTACCAGGTCTTTTCTGAAAGGGTTTTCGGTTAAATACCTCAAGTTTTTCGCGAATCGCCCTATTAAGCTCCGCCAGAGAAAAGAATTGTTGGCGACGGAGAGCTGCAATAATCCAAGTAGATATGATGCCAACGGTTCCTTCAACACTAGGCTTATCCTTTTTATCTTAAATTCAAGATAACAAAGATTATCTTCAAAACCATGTTATCTTCAAAATCAGCAGAACTACCTTAAATCGCAAGGCAGTTCCGCCGTAGTTTAAAGATAATTAAATCAGCTAAATCCGCAGTACTCAAGCAGATACTGCTCTTTGCCCTTCCAGTTTTTCTGTTTTGCAATTGTTTTACCAATGGTTCCTTCAAGATCAACAGACTCTAATGCCTTTGTGATGGTTTCTTCATCCGAATAGGAATAAACACTCGTTGTTTCAATACTGCTGTGGCCAAGGAAGTCTCTTATGTAAGAGATAGGAATCCCTTTTTTATGCATAGCCATTGCAATGCTGTGTCTGAGCATATGGGCATGCAGTCCCTCAGGAAAAGCAGTATCGGCTTTGTGAGCGAGTTTTCCATATTTTTTAAGAAAGTAATCGACTGTTCCAGCTTTCATCTGTGTTTTCTGCGATTCATGTATGGTATAGAACAGTGAAGCGCCCAAGGGACTTCCTTTATGGAAGCTTGCAAGATAGGCGTCCAGATGCTTTACTGTTGATCCAAGAAGAGGGACATACCTTGTTTTATTCCCCTTGCCATGGATTCTGACCCGTACACTGGTATCGCTGCGGATAATACTGTTCAACTGTAAGTCCAGTAATTCCTGAATTCTCGCGCCCGTTTCATAAGCAAAAATTATGAAAAAGCGGTCACGCCTGCCAAGCCTTGTTGTTATGTCGGGCAATGAGAATAAAAGTTTCAGCTGTATCTGTGTTAGATACTCAACGCCCGGCTGCTTAACGCCCTTGAATGCGTGGATGCTGGCAACATCAAGATAGACCGGCATCAGTTCCATGTCTTCCTCACTACAATATTTCAGGAAGGATTTAATGGCTGACAGCCTCAAGTTAAGTGTCTGCGCAGAATTCTTTTGGGTATTCTTAAGCCACATCAGGAAATCGTAAATGACGCTCCTTGAAAAACAGGAAAACTCCATCCGATCAAAGCTGATGTTTTTTTCCTCTCGCAGATAATTTCGTAAAAGATTTAATGATTGACGGTAGGCTCTGGCTGTCTTGTCGCTGAAGTTCCTCTTTGTAATAAGATAATCGGTCAGAAAGTCACGGAGCAACTGGTAAAAGTGCATTTCATTCTTCTTCATGATGCACCTCCGGCAGGATGTCATCATTCACGGAAGAAAGCCGTTGTTCCATTTCAGGGTAAAAATCTTCCACAAGGGAAAGGTAATAATCCGTATCAGCATAATTGGAATGCCCCATATATTCGCTCAAGTAAGGATAAAGGGCGTTTATGTCCTGACCTTCCTTTACCCACTGATTCAATCGGTGAACCGCATACCCATGCCGAGCATCATGAACTCTTGCCGGATTTCCTGTAATTGCATGAGATTCAGGCAGTTTGTCCCAGAACTCATGGAACCAGCAGTCAAGCATTGATTTATTAAAGCAGTTTCCATGCTTGTTGGGGAAAAACACTTGTCTGTCTGGGAACATGGATTCCATGATGAAATCATACTCGCTGCATACCTCCTGCAGATCTTCGCTCATGTATACGATCCTGGCCTTCCAGCCTTTGGATTCCCGTATGGATATCTTTCCTGTTTCAAGGTCAACATCCTCTTTTTTTAGCAGGCGTGCTTCCGAGGAACGCAGCCCGCAGCAGTACAGCATGCGGAAGATGACCGGTATGACATATCTCCTGGTCGGAGAGAACGGTGAAGGAGGGCACTGATCAATGGCCTTGAAAAAGGCTTTCAATTCGGCAACCGTATAAATATGGGCCTCATATTTAATCTGTCTATTCGGGATGTGACCGGGAATGACATAAGCATCGTATCCAAGCCCTTTCAGGTATTTACCAAGCTGCCTTACCGGAGTAACCCTTCTTAAAAGACCGTTCGAATGCTCTCCAGACTTTGACTGGATCCAGGCAGAGCCCATTGCCCGTGTTATTGTGCTCTCTCCCGGGAACTTTTCAGCCGCAAGTAAATCAAAGTGATACAGTATTTGGGCTGAAGACCGGTAAGGATAACCCAATGCGCGTTTCTGGATGATAAAGTCTTTAATGCAGGTACCGAGGAGACTTTTAAATGTATAATCAGTCATCAGAAGCACCTCCCCGCCATGAAACCCTGCCTATGACGGACAGATCCAGCGCGCACATCCGAAGCATGGATTCCTCCATGGACAAATAAGGTTTGTCGGATTCCTTTGAGGTGTGTCCAAGCGCATCGGTAATGACCTGGTGAGGTACTTTAGCAACCAGAAGTTTATGTACCATGGAATACCGGAAAAGGTGCACGCCCCTAGCAGTACCGTTTACCGGCTTTATCCCCAGGCAGCCAAGCAGTCTGGAACAGGTTGAGTAAACAGAAGTCAGTTTATTGTAAGGCGCCTGTTTCCGTAAGAATATATATGGGTAATGGTCGGCTCGTTTCGGTCTCTCATTCAGAATGTAATCCATCAGTGCGTTGCCAACATCTTGGAGCAATGGCAGTACGAGAGGTTCGCCAGTCTTTTTCTGGATCAGCCTGATTTTATCATTGCGCCAGTCAATCGCCTGAAAAGTGAGATTGCAGATATCGCAATCACGCAATCCCAGATGCATGGCAAGAAGGATTACTGCTTTTGTGCGTTTAGACTCTTTAGCCAGCTGTGCAACCAGTTTTGTCTGATCTTTTTCAGAAATATATGCGGCAACCGAGCCCCGCTGTACAAAGCCTCCCATTACAATGCCGGACAAATCTTTCCTGATCAGGCCGACTGTATGAAAGAACTTAAGCAGTGAACGCAGGATTGGAAGTATGGTTGCCATGCTCCGTCTATTGCAGATGCCTGCAAACTTTGTAATGACAAGATGGATCTTTTCGGGTGAAAGAGACAGTAAATCTTTCGGTGTTTCTATCCCGGTGAACTCCACGGTTTTTCGGAATACATAATCGTGCAGGTCGATTGTGGATCGGCTGAGGTTGCGCTGCTCCAGCGACCCAAGGTACTGTGAACGAATGGATTCTACCTCTAAGCTGCTAAAGTCGGCATCTCGGTTGATCATTCCCCAAAGAAAGCGCCCTGTATTTGCGACTTCCATCAGGACATGTGCCGCCTTACGGTTAATTTTCCACTTCCATTCCTTCATGGAGCCTTTATTACGTAGGTTATTTATTTCTTGGATGAAGCATTTCATCAATGTTTCATCATATCCAGAGACACCGGCATCATAAAAATAGCATCGTATGTCCATCCAGGAATGCTTGTATTGCCCCATAGTAGAATCCGTGAGCTTAAGGTATCTCATTTCAATCTCAGCCTTGACAAGGAGGTAATCAATATGCACGTCTGCTGTTATTGGGAACTCCCTGCTCTGAAAAAACCCATGGACTTCTGCATCATTCGGCATGGGTGGTTCGTTGAACGGTATGCCGTGTTCATCTCTGGCTTGTGTACAGGCTAATGTGTCAACCAATTTTACGCAGCGAACATGCAGTGCGCGGCGTTCCGGTGAACCATTGTCCTCTCTAATGAATGCATCATATAACTCTTCGCATGGTTCCGTAATGCCAAGTGATTTAGCACACTTTAGCATCTGGTTGAAGTAGCGGCGTCTGGACTCCCAGGTTTCATTGGCAAGTTCAGATTTCAACTGCTGCAAAAGGGTATTGATAGTAGTTTCAAGCTTTGTCATATGTTATCCTCCTTCTGCCTGTATCAGGCTGTCTAAAGGATAACCCTATATACGGATTTATTATCTTCAATTTCATGCTATTGGCTGGCTGTAAATTTAGCAGTTCTGCTGATTTTGAAGATAACATGGTTTTGAAGATAATCTTTGGGTTTTCTCACCCGTGCCGGAATAACAGCGGTTCCGTAGTACTCTGCCATTTCGTGATAGGACTTGTTGATAACTGGAGTATACCAGGACGTTCGTTCTACACCAGTTTTCAGATTATCCGGAACGAGGATTCGAGTAGCACCCCCAAAGTACTTATATGCATTGATATGGGCTGTAATCCAGGACTCCTGGTTTTGGTTCAGAAATGCTTCCACATAGGCATATTGACTGTACGAGAGGACGGTTACAAAAACATAAGCATCAATGCTCTCGCCTGTATCCGTATCGATAATGCTTGCTGTTTGGCCTGCCCAGTCGACTTCCATTTGCTCGCCAGGCTTTCGTCCGATGTGCATAGTTGCCTTGGTTTTGGCCACATATTGTTGGTAATGATAGCAAAACTGAGAATACATAAGTGGAATTTCATTGCTGAGTCTGGAAGATTCACAGTATTCATTCCAAAGCAGGCTGAGGGTTACGCCGCTCTTCGCCATTTCTTTATGAATGTACTCGTTATCTGGGCGTTTTCGGGTTAATGGTAATGAAGATTCGGGAAAGAAAAGCTTGTGCAACTCACCGTTCGTCCTATCTGGGTTCAATGGCCACGAAACACTAAGTTCCTGAGACCGTTTCAAGACCCTGGCGACAGTGTTGCGTGAACATTCGCAGCTCACTGCGATGCTGCGTTGACTGATTCCTTGGCTAATAAGCCGAAGAATCTCGCGATAATTGGTCATTTGATGACCTCCTATGAATGTAATTTACACTCCTCTCTTGAGTGCATAGCTACATTCTAATAAGGAGTTTCATCAAATGGCTCCCTATCCGGAAAGGTGGCTCTAAAAATCCGGAACTATGGCTCTCATCGTCCGGAATAGTGGCTCAATTTGGTCCGGATTATTCATTGAACGGGTGAAATGCCTATGAACAGAGTGATGCAGATGACTCGTAAAGCTGATAATTTAGTGCAACCCTTGAGTAGATAATAAAGATATTTAAAATATTGAGTTTCATAAAGAAGGAGGCTCACATTATGGCTAAAAACGATAACATGCTGGCAATTCTGTGGATGCTGAATTCAGGCGTAAAAATGACTGCAAAACAGATTTCTGAAAAGCTAGAAATAAATATAAGGACAGTTTATCGGTATATTGATGCACTATGTGCCAGTGGCGTACCTATAATATCTGACCCAGGTCATAATGGCGGGTATAGCCTGCTGAATAATTTTATCAGGGCACCTCTGCTATTTGATATGGAAGAAAAAAAGGCACTCCTTCAAGCTGCTGTTTTTGCAAAAGAAGCTGGATGCCCTTCGAGTGAGGCATTAGGCAATGCAACATCAAAGTTGAAAATGTATTCGAATCAGGAACAGGAAAGTATACTTAACCATCATTTAGCCGGATTTGAAGTTATAAACGGCATGGTAAATCCTTCCGTTCAGCCGATATTGGCGGAATTGGAGCAGGCTGTAGAAAAGGAATTCTCTGTAGAAATTGATTATCGCACAAGCCGTGAAGAGCAACCAAAGAATAGGATGATAGACCCCTATGGAATGGTTTACTGGAACAACAAATGGTATACTGTTGCATTTTGCCACTTAAGGAATGAAATACGAAGCTTTCGGGTAGATCGGATTTTACTAATCAAGTGTACTCAAATAATATTTAAGCGTCCAGCTGATTTTTCGGCCGGTGAATTTTTTATGAAAAACCTGTTACCTGATTTGGTGGGTAAGGAGGGGTTAATTTCTTTAATTATCGAAGGCAGGTCAGAGGCGTTGGATGAACTATGCATGCATTGGTTTTTAGGGCATCATCTGAAAGAGCGAACATCTAATCAAGCCATCTTTTTATTTGAGGAAAAATCAATTCATAGTTATGTCCCTTATTTTCTCCTATCCTATGGTAAATCCATTCAAATAATCGAACCACAAAGTTTGAAAGAAAGACTTGTTGCTATTGCATCGGAGTTAATGGAATACTATCAACTTTAATAGCTTCACTGACAGCAGATGTCAGTGAAGTTGTTTTATAATGAGGATAGTCACTGATTACCGATGGTCGGTATTCCTTGATGAATAAAATAAGGAGAAATTGCAAAATGAATAATACAGTATATCTTTATGTGTTTGACACAATGTCAGACTGGGAAATAGGTTACTTAACTGCCGAGCTGAACTCGGGAAGATATTATAAAAAGGGACTTGACCCATCAAAAATAGTGACTGTTGGAATTGAAAAGACGATTGTAACAACAATGGGCGGATTGAAAATACTGCCAGATATCAAACTGGATGAGTGCAGTATTGAAAGCACAGATGCATTGATTTTACCTGGTGGAGATACATGGACAGAAACAATTCACCAACCCATTTTAAAAATCGTTGAGAGGTGTTTAAAGGAAGGTATATTGGTCGCAGCCATTTGTGGTGCTACAATGGGGCTCGCCCAGAATGGATTGCTGAATTTACGTTGGCATACAAGCAATGATCTGGAATACCTTAAAATGATCTGTCCCACTTACACGGGCGAAAAGTATTACAAAATGGAGTCTGCTGTAACTGATGAAAAACTGATTACTGCATCTGGAATAGCTCCGTTAGAATTTTCTGTACACGTCTTGAAAGCGCTGGGTGTGTTTTCTTCAAAAACATTAGATGCCTGGTATAGTCTTAATAAGACTCATGAATCCAAATATTTCTATGAGTTGATAAATTCAATTCAATGAAGGTATAAGCATAAAATTGAAATGTTATGATCATTTAAAGAAGTTATAAAAATGACTAAAAGCATAAAATATATGGGAGTGTCAGGTAAATATACAAAGAATGGAACACCCAACGGCTTTACATCTATTACCCCATTTATAACAGTGAAGAATCCTTCTGAAGCAATAGAGTTCTATAAAACTGTTTTCAATGCAAGGGTTAAGGATATTACTGAATACCCGGATGGAAATGGTAATAAAATAATTGTTCATGCAGAATTAGATTTTGGAAATGGTTTTTTGCAACTGGGAGCAGCGAATCCGGCATATAAATTAGTCTTGCCGCCAAATGAGGACAATGCGTGTTATTCTTTAGGAATTTACGTAATTAATGCTGATCAGGTATTTGAAAATGCGGTAGCAAGAGGAGCAAAAGTAAGGGAACCGGTTGCAAGCTTTGTTTCAGGTGATCGATTCGGAAGTATATTGGACCCTTTTGGAGTAAGATGGTCTATTATGACTAGGATTGAGGATTTGTCAGAAGAAGAAAGTAGTCGTAGGGTTGCTGAATGGGCCAAAAGCTTTAGTGGAGAATAAATGCAATAAATGTCAGCGAGTGGTCGAAAGAGGAGAGTTCACAAATTTACCTGGAGAGGGAAAACCCTTAAAGCTGGAGCCCTTTAACCCGTATGTATCTAAAGAACAGGTAATAATGAATAAGGTACTCAATAGCTCCGGGTTAATACCAATTGAGATATTAATTCTAAAAGCAATAGATGAAATAAAAGAAAAGCTTAAGGATTCAAAGCTAAAGAGTGAGCAAAATGCCCTGAAAGTAAAACTAAACGAATTAGAAATTACATTCGATATACAGATGGAGGCACGTCGAAATTTCTTTGATAATAGTTGATTTGATCGTTCAGATCTTATTCATTGGTTTCAGAACACTGTTTTAGGCCTTGTCCAATTTCGCATTATATAATCCTGCATTAGGATAAATCCCGATCAGTCAGCGAATACATAGAATGTGAGGTCATGATGGCAACCACTTATGAACGATATCTAAAACTGAATATTGACGGTTCCCGCGTTGGCTTGGGGAGTGGCGAGAGCGAAAGCAGCTACTTCTGCACACCCAAAGGGGCGAAAGTGATCGGCTGGGCCGGTGTGGATGGCAGCCACTATTGCTTCGTGCGTGGCTTTGGCGAGATGGTGTTTGCCGTCAGTCCACTGAATACACCGGGAAACTATGTGCATCCGGTGGCAAGAAATTTTAGGGACTTCCTGCGGCTCCTGCTGGCTTGCGGCGATACTGCGGCACTGGAACAGGTATCCTGTTGGGAGCAGGCGCAGTTTGGCGTCTTCCTGCAGGACAATCCTCTCACCGGTGAACAGCGGGCTGTGCTGGATTCCATTGGGGAGAAGCTGCTGCTCGCGCCTATGGAGCAGCCCTTTGCTTATATCAAAGAGCTGCAGGCCGGGTTTGATTACAGTCGCCTCAAATATCCGGAAGATTACTATGAGTGGGTTCCTGTCGAGCCGAAGATACCCGAATGGAAGGTTTATTTTGACGGCAACTTTTGGGGGCATCAGGGCCGTGAAAGAGCCGGCAAGGAAATTTCTCTCCATAGGCAGTTTGTCTGGGAGGATGAAGTCTGGTATATCCCTGCGATTTACACCTGCAGTAAAGGCTTGGTCGTGGACTTTTGCCCACAGGTTCCGGCCGAGCGTATTCGTTCCTTTATGGACAAGTGGAATCTCTCTATTGAGAGCGTTAGAACCGACTTTAGCGATGAACAGCGGATGCAGATCGACGCAGAAAATCCGCTGGCCGTCAATACAAATCCGAACGTTGTGTTGAACGGAACTGTCCTTTCAGGCTCTCATGGCTGCGGTGTGTCATGGAATCCCTGCTTCCCGGAGAGCAACGGCCTTGAGGTCAAGAGCGTGACCCGGCATTATGGCCTTGATCCTGCCTATGGCTGGGCAATCTGGCGCTCTGTTTTTCCTTGGAAGACGAAACGCAAACCGCAGATCAGGTCGCTCAGCGTAACCCTGATGCAGGAGCCTGTCGCTATGCAGGGACCGCACTTCCATGTGTCGGCACCCGGTGAACGCATCAAGTTTACACACCCGACCACCGGCGTACAGCATACGCT encodes the following:
- a CDS encoding tyrosine-type recombinase/integrase produces the protein MTDYTFKSLLGTCIKDFIIQKRALGYPYRSSAQILYHFDLLAAEKFPGESTITRAMGSAWIQSKSGEHSNGLLRRVTPVRQLGKYLKGLGYDAYVIPGHIPNRQIKYEAHIYTVAELKAFFKAIDQCPPSPFSPTRRYVIPVIFRMLYCCGLRSSEARLLKKEDVDLETGKISIRESKGWKARIVYMSEDLQEVCSEYDFIMESMFPDRQVFFPNKHGNCFNKSMLDCWFHEFWDKLPESHAITGNPARVHDARHGYAVHRLNQWVKEGQDINALYPYLSEYMGHSNYADTDYYLSLVEDFYPEMEQRLSSVNDDILPEVHHEEE
- a CDS encoding tyrosine-type recombinase/integrase, encoding MKKNEMHFYQLLRDFLTDYLITKRNFSDKTARAYRQSLNLLRNYLREEKNISFDRMEFSCFSRSVIYDFLMWLKNTQKNSAQTLNLRLSAIKSFLKYCSEEDMELMPVYLDVASIHAFKGVKQPGVEYLTQIQLKLLFSLPDITTRLGRRDRFFIIFAYETGARIQELLDLQLNSIIRSDTSVRVRIHGKGNKTRYVPLLGSTVKHLDAYLASFHKGSPLGASLFYTIHESQKTQMKAGTVDYFLKKYGKLAHKADTAFPEGLHAHMLRHSIAMAMHKKGIPISYIRDFLGHSSIETTSVYSYSDEETITKALESVDLEGTIGKTIAKQKNWKGKEQYLLEYCGFS
- a CDS encoding tyrosine-type recombinase/integrase, whose product is MSREFKSTFSDLLQDFLDYKRSAGYKYTSEVPLLIQFDDLCCSMNISVPVITKELMDIWCQKKPYESHRSSYQQRISCIRQFSMYLMASGYESYIPVNLEYIRQRKSPYSAYIFTHAEMEEIFMQSNRIYPNRRSTMHLVMPVLIRLLYCTGLRVMEALNLKLEHIDLVNGILRIEKAKFNKDRLTPVSDSMLDILKQYCAVMHPLYRPEEYLFIGITRERYSHHNVYLRFREVLVQAGIKHAGRGYGPRIHDIRHTHCCHVLQKATQEGADLSNMLPALSTYMGHESLAATSQYMKMTAEVYPDILSAVTKVCAYAIPEVQP
- a CDS encoding site-specific integrase, which translates into the protein MKQPLTIDELINQAKQAMEGDGLKQDHITQVSYTWWRLKDYLSDNGIPFSRESALCFLENHYGIKSGNNFAHLRPIDKRRSRAVHILINCAEDGKITKEKSFWPCMFHEPFAVVFNQFLSERKSGSYALSTINRDIYTLNHLSKYLYESKIGHLADIDASSIMGFMKWLSASKNLPTVKSASSSLRLLLKYLYVNKYVEKDLSTCVQTVRVRKVIPSVYGTGEIETMLDSFNRFSALGIRNYAMVLIAVRLGMRASDICGLKFSAIHWDKSTIEFITRKTGKHTVLPLPADVGNAIIKYLKDCRPNVDDNHVFLQMQAPHHVLKPASLHTIVTKAFRDAGIVINSGRRHGPHALRASLATAMLEKKVPLSVISETLSHSITDTTKIYLKVDIYHLRPLALEVPGIEGIWMGGIRL
- a CDS encoding helix-turn-helix transcriptional regulator, whose protein sequence is MAKNDNMLAILWMLNSGVKMTAKQISEKLEINIRTVYRYIDALCASGVPIISDPGHNGGYSLLNNFIRAPLLFDMEEKKALLQAAVFAKEAGCPSSEALGNATSKLKMYSNQEQESILNHHLAGFEVINGMVNPSVQPILAELEQAVEKEFSVEIDYRTSREEQPKNRMIDPYGMVYWNNKWYTVAFCHLRNEIRSFRVDRILLIKCTQIIFKRPADFSAGEFFMKNLLPDLVGKEGLISLIIEGRSEALDELCMHWFLGHHLKERTSNQAIFLFEEKSIHSYVPYFLLSYGKSIQIIEPQSLKERLVAIASELMEYYQL
- a CDS encoding type 1 glutamine amidotransferase family protein, which produces MNNTVYLYVFDTMSDWEIGYLTAELNSGRYYKKGLDPSKIVTVGIEKTIVTTMGGLKILPDIKLDECSIESTDALILPGGDTWTETIHQPILKIVERCLKEGILVAAICGATMGLAQNGLLNLRWHTSNDLEYLKMICPTYTGEKYYKMESAVTDEKLITASGIAPLEFSVHVLKALGVFSSKTLDAWYSLNKTHESKYFYELINSIQ
- a CDS encoding site-specific integrase; this encodes MKPTNLARYMSRYMTEYLPGIRGFSNNTISSKRDSYMLLFSYLKDVRNLNPDHVEIPELNKDVILAYLDWLERERNSSVATRNIRLAAIKSFFAYVQMQTPDYIYQCQQIRSIPRKKEAEHPLEYLTIEGVKAVLDAVDTTSRSGFRDLVLLSLIYDSAARVQEIADLCVEDFRQEKPSTLRLTGKGSKTRIIPLMDKTAQFVRQYINICHADYKKEHRVPLFSNRNKKKLTRAGITYILDKYVAVARQNNPSIIPETVSPHGLRHSKSMHMLQAGVPLIYIRDYLGHSEISTTEIYARCNSEQKRKAIEAVCPDVIKLEVPMWQTDNSLMEWLQSL
- the istA gene encoding IS21 family transposase yields the protein MTNYREILRLISQGISQRSIAVSCECSRNTVARVLKRSQELSVSWPLNPDRTNGELHKLFFPESSLPLTRKRPDNEYIHKEMAKSGVTLSLLWNEYCESSRLSNEIPLMYSQFCYHYQQYVAKTKATMHIGRKPGEQMEVDWAGQTASIIDTDTGESIDAYVFVTVLSYSQYAYVEAFLNQNQESWITAHINAYKYFGGATRILVPDNLKTGVERTSWYTPVINKSYHEMAEYYGTAVIPARVRKPKDYLQNHVIFKISRTAKFTASQ
- a CDS encoding tyrosine-type recombinase/integrase, which gives rise to MTKLETTINTLLQQLKSELANETWESRRRYFNQMLKCAKSLGITEPCEELYDAFIREDNGSPERRALHVRCVKLVDTLACTQARDEHGIPFNEPPMPNDAEVHGFFQSREFPITADVHIDYLLVKAEIEMRYLKLTDSTMGQYKHSWMDIRCYFYDAGVSGYDETLMKCFIQEINNLRNKGSMKEWKWKINRKAAHVLMEVANTGRFLWGMINRDADFSSLEVESIRSQYLGSLEQRNLSRSTIDLHDYVFRKTVEFTGIETPKDLLSLSPEKIHLVITKFAGICNRRSMATILPILRSLLKFFHTVGLIRKDLSGIVMGGFVQRGSVAAYISEKDQTKLVAQLAKESKRTKAVILLAMHLGLRDCDICNLTFQAIDWRNDKIRLIQKKTGEPLVLPLLQDVGNALMDYILNERPKRADHYPYIFLRKQAPYNKLTSVYSTCSRLLGCLGIKPVNGTARGVHLFRYSMVHKLLVAKVPHQVITDALGHTSKESDKPYLSMEESMLRMCALDLSVIGRVSWRGGASDD